ACTGGGCGGAGTCCAATGGCACCTCGACCATGCAGGCGCTGGGCCTGACCGGCGGCAACATGGAGGGCAAGGAGGTCCGCTTCGGCATCGTTGCCTCCTCGCTGTTCGCCGTGATCACGACGGCCGCCTCCTGCGGCGCGGTCAACGCCATGCATGACAGCTTCACCGCGCTTGGCGGCATGATCCCGCTGATCAACATGCAGCTCGGCGAGATCATCATCGGCGGCGTCGGCGCCGGTCTCTACGGCATGCTGCTGTTCGTCGTGCTCGCGATCTTCGTCGCAGGGCTCATGGTCGGTCGTACGCCGGAATATGTCGGCAAGAAGATCGAGGCGCGCGAAGTCAAGATGGCGATGCTGGCGATCCTGGTGCTGCCGCTGATGTATCTCGGCTGGACCGCGGTCGGCGTGGTCTATCCGGCGGCGGTCGCTTCGATGGCGAATGCCGGTCCACACGGCTTCACCGAGGTGCTCTATGCCTTCACGTCGGCAACCGGCAACAACGGCTCGGCCTTCGCGGGCCTCACGGGCAACACCTTGTTCTACAACCTCACGCTCGCCAGCGCGATGTTCGTCGGTCGCTTCTTCATGATCGTCCCGGCGATGGCGATCGCGGGCTCGCTTGCCGCGAAGAAGTCCATCCCGCCCTCGGCCGGCACCTTCCCGACCACGGGTGGGCTGTTCGTCGGCCTCGTCGTCGGCGTGATCCTGATCATCGGCGGCCTGACCTTCTTCCCGGCGCTCGCGCTCGGCCCCATCGTCGAGCACCTCGCGATGAACGCCGGTAACGTCTTCTGATTGGTTTGGAGTGACCTCCATGGATACGATGAAACTGCAAAAGCGCGCGCCGATGTCGGCAATGCTCGATCCGAAGATCGTGGTGCCGGCGATCCGGGCATCCTTCGCCAAGCTCGACCCGCGGCTCATGGTCAAGAACCCCGTGATGTTCGTGGTCGAGGTCGTGGCCGCGCTCACCACGGTGATCTTCCTGCGTGACATCGTCACCGGCGGCGCGAACCTCGGCTTCACCTTCCAGATCATCCTCTGGCTCTGGTTCACGGTGCTGTTCGCCAACTTCGCTGAAGCGGTGGCCGAAGGGCGCGGCAAGGCGCAAGCCGAATCGCTGCGCAAGACGCGCACCGAAAGCCAGGCCAAGCTGCTGAGCGGGGCCGGCCAGGAGTTCAAGCTCGTGCCCGGCACCAGCCTGAAGGTCGGTGACGTCGTGCTGGTCGAAGCGGGCGATACCATTCCCTCCGACGGCGAGGTGATCGAGGGTGTCGCCTCCGTCAACGAGGCTGCCATCACCGGCGAATCCGCGCCCGTGATCCGCGAGTCCGGCGGTGACCGCTCGGCGGTAACAGGCGGCACGCAGGTGCTGTCGGACTGGATCCGCGTGCGCATCACCGCCGCGCAGGGTTCGACCTTCATTGATCGCATGATCAAGCTGGTCGAGGGCGCGGAGCGGCAGAAGACGCCGAACGAGATCGCGCTCAACATCCTCCTGGCCGGGCTGACCATCATCTTCGTGTTCGCCACCGTCACCATTCCGAGCTACGCGGCCTATGCCGGCGGCTCGATCTCGGTGGTCGTGCTGGTCGCGCTGTTCGTGACGCTGATCCCGACCACCATCGGCGCGCTCTTGTCGGCTATCGGCATCGCCGGCATGGACCGCCTGGTGCGCTTTAACGTGCTGGCCATGTCCGGCCGCGCGGTCGAGGCTGCAGGCGACGTCGACACGCTGCTGCTGGATAAGACCGGCACCATCACCCTCGGCAACCGGCAGGCGACCGCCTTCCGTCCCGTGCGCGGCGTCACAGAGCAGGAACTCGCGGATGCGGCCCAGCTTGCTTCGCTCGCTGACGAGACGCCGGAGGGCCGCTCCATCGTCGTGCTGGCGAAGGAGAAATACGGTATCCGCGGCCGCGACATGGCCGAGCTGGGTGCGACATTCATCCCCTTCACGGCGCAGACCCGCATGAGCGGCGTCGATGCCGGCGGCTCGTCGGTGCGCAAGGGCGCGGTCGATGCGATGCTCAACTATGTCGGGGGCGGCGCGCCGCTGACTGTCGCCTCCGGCAACACCGCCCGTGCCATTCAGCCCGCCGGGCTGTCGGACCTTGGCCGCGAGATCCAGGCGATCGCCGATGAGATCTCGAAGGCCGGCGGCACGCCGCTCGCAGTCGCCAGGGACGGCAAGCTGCTTGGCGTCATCCAGCTCAAGGACATCGTCAAGGGCGGCATCCGCGAGCGCTTCGCCGAGCTTCGCCGCATGGGCATCCGCACCATCATGATCACCGGCGACAACCCGATGACCGCGGCCGCGATCGCGGCGGAGGCCGGCGTCGACGACTTCCTGGCGCAGGCAACGCCCGAGGACAAGTTGAAGCTGATCCGCGACGAGCAGGCCAAGGGCAAGCTGGTCGCCATGTGCGGCGACGGCACCAACGACGCCCCCGCGCTTGCCCAGGCCGACGTCGGCGTCGCCATGAACACCGGCACCCAGGCCGCCCGCGAGGCCGGTAACATGGTGGACCTCGATTCCAACCCCACCAAGCTGATCGAGGTGGTCGAGATCGGCAAGCAGCTGCTGATGACACGCGGCGCGCTGACGACCTTCTCGATCGCCAATGACGTTGCCAAGTACTTTGCGATCATCCCGGCGATGTTCCTGGCGTTCTACCCGCAGCTCAACGTGCTCAACATCATGAGCCTGTCGAGCCCGCAGAGCGCCATCCTGTCGGCGATCATCTTCAACGCGCTTGTCATCATCGCGCTGATTCCGCTCGCGCTGAAGGGCGTTGCCTATCGCGCGGTCGGTGCCGGCGCTCTGCTCCGCCGCAACCTCTTGGTCTACGGCCTCGGCGGTATCGTCATTCCCTTCATCGGCATCAAGGCGATCGACCTCGTGGTGACCGCCTTGCACCTGGCTTGAATTCGTCATTGCGAGCGAAGCGAAGCAATCCAGAAATATCTCGGCGGTTGACAGCCTGGATTGCTTCGTCGCTTCGCTCCTCGCAATGACGGGAGAAATTGGAGAAAGCACATGCTCAGAGAAATCCGTCCCGCCATCGTCCTGCTGCTGGCGCTTACCGCTATCACGGGCCTTGCCTACCCACTCGCGATGACCGCCATTGCCGGCACGTTGTTTCCCGTGCAGGCGCAGGGCAGCCTGATCGAACGGGACGGCAAGGTGATCGGCTCCGCCCTGATCGGGCAGGAGTTCAAGGACGACAAATATTTCCACGGCCGCCCCTCGGCGACGCTGGCGCCGGACCCGAATGACTCGACCAAGACGATTTCGGCACCCTACAACGCCGCTAACTCGGGTGGCTCCAACCTCGGCCCGACCAGCAAGGCGCTGGCCGACCGGCTGAAGGAAGATGTAGATAGGCTGAAGGCCGAGAACCCGAACGCGGCGGTGCCGGTCGACCTGGTCACCACGTCGGCCAGCGGCCTCGACCCGGACATTTCGCCGGAAGCGGCACAATTCCAGGTGCCGCGCGTGGCGAAGGCGCGCCGGATGTCGGAGGATCAGCTCAAGCAGCTCGTGATCGCCAACACCAAAGGCCGCCTGTTCGGCCTGCTCGGCGAACCCCGGGTTAACGTTCTGGCGCTGAACCTTGCGCTGGATCGCTCCGCCGCCAAGTAGCGGTCTAGGCTCTCAGTGCGCAGATGACTATATTGGCAAGATGGTCCGAGAGCGCCGCGATCCCGAACAACGTCCGTCGCCCGAGGCGCTGCTGGAAGCGGCGCGCCGGGAGGAGAGCGCGAGCGGCAAGCTGAAGATCTTCGTCGGCGCCGCCCCCGGCGTAGGCAAGACCTATGAGATGCTGCAGAGCGCCCACGCCCGGCGCAAGGCCGGCATCGACGTGGTGATCGGCTTCGTCGAGACCCACGGCCGCGCCGAGACCGAGGCGCTGGTGCGCGGGCTCGAAGTGGTCCCGCGCAAGCGGCTG
This genomic stretch from Bradyrhizobium sp. CCGB12 harbors:
- the kdpB gene encoding potassium-transporting ATPase subunit KdpB, giving the protein MDTMKLQKRAPMSAMLDPKIVVPAIRASFAKLDPRLMVKNPVMFVVEVVAALTTVIFLRDIVTGGANLGFTFQIILWLWFTVLFANFAEAVAEGRGKAQAESLRKTRTESQAKLLSGAGQEFKLVPGTSLKVGDVVLVEAGDTIPSDGEVIEGVASVNEAAITGESAPVIRESGGDRSAVTGGTQVLSDWIRVRITAAQGSTFIDRMIKLVEGAERQKTPNEIALNILLAGLTIIFVFATVTIPSYAAYAGGSISVVVLVALFVTLIPTTIGALLSAIGIAGMDRLVRFNVLAMSGRAVEAAGDVDTLLLDKTGTITLGNRQATAFRPVRGVTEQELADAAQLASLADETPEGRSIVVLAKEKYGIRGRDMAELGATFIPFTAQTRMSGVDAGGSSVRKGAVDAMLNYVGGGAPLTVASGNTARAIQPAGLSDLGREIQAIADEISKAGGTPLAVARDGKLLGVIQLKDIVKGGIRERFAELRRMGIRTIMITGDNPMTAAAIAAEAGVDDFLAQATPEDKLKLIRDEQAKGKLVAMCGDGTNDAPALAQADVGVAMNTGTQAAREAGNMVDLDSNPTKLIEVVEIGKQLLMTRGALTTFSIANDVAKYFAIIPAMFLAFYPQLNVLNIMSLSSPQSAILSAIIFNALVIIALIPLALKGVAYRAVGAGALLRRNLLVYGLGGIVIPFIGIKAIDLVVTALHLA
- a CDS encoding K(+)-transporting ATPase subunit C; this translates as MLREIRPAIVLLLALTAITGLAYPLAMTAIAGTLFPVQAQGSLIERDGKVIGSALIGQEFKDDKYFHGRPSATLAPDPNDSTKTISAPYNAANSGGSNLGPTSKALADRLKEDVDRLKAENPNAAVPVDLVTTSASGLDPDISPEAAQFQVPRVAKARRMSEDQLKQLVIANTKGRLFGLLGEPRVNVLALNLALDRSAAK